The sequence ATAAGCGGCTCGTCAACCTTGCCAGTAACGACCCAGTCGGTGAAGATGATCTTCCCGCCCGGGGCCAGCACGCGAAAGGCCTCGGCCATGAGCTGGTCCTTGTCGGTGACATAGCACCACGCTTCCTGGCCCCAGACCACACAGAACGTGTCCTTCTTGAATGGCATATCGAGCGCCGTGCCGTCGACGAAGGACACCAGGTTATCGAGACCCGCCACCTTGGTGCGCTCAATCGCCTTGGTGAGCATCGTCTTGGTGAAGTCGAGCCCGGTCACTTTCACGCCGTACTTCTTCGCGATGTGCCGCGCCGGCGCGCCCAGGGCCGAGCAGACGTCGAGCACGTGCATGCCCGGCTTCAGCCCGACCGCTGCGGCCATTCGGTCGGTCACCTCATCCTTGCCCGAGTGAATCTGCTCGGACATAACTGCTTCCCACAGCAAGCCGCCCGGCCCGTCATAAACGTCCTGAACGTCCTTGCCTGTATAGTCGTAACGTTTCGGCATCATGCCTCCTCGTGGAAACGGCGAACTCCGAGGTCCGAACGCCGAACTCCGGATCCGCCGTTTGTTGCTCCGCGGCGACGCTTGAAGCTCCAAAGGTCTCTTACCGAGCCTTGGCGCTCTTGGCGTCCTTGGCGGTTCTCTTCTAGTCTGGCCGGCAAACTGCCGGCACAAAGCCGGTCAATCATACCGCTTGTCTACCTAAGGTTGTGGTTGTGGTTCTGTAACAGCAAACTGGTAACTGGAAACTGGTAACTGAGTCCGTCTCGTCCGGTCTCCGAGGCGCACGGCCCCGGCACAAGTGCCGAGTCATGGCACGCGCCTCCGGCGCGTCACAAGAGACCTATCAACATTCACCGTACGATGATAGACACTCCCCCCGGACGAGTCAAATGCCGCCGCGGCGTGACATCATCTGCAAGAATGTGGACCGCAGTGGATAGGTGTCTCTGGGCCTCGCGAGCCCCCCAGCGGTCAGTCCAGATTCTAGCCCCGTGGCAAGACTGAAGAGACTCGGCGGATTTCAGCGAAGTGAAAGAAGGCCGGAACTCGCAGGCACTCCGGCTTCCGGCTTCCCGCTCTTGGCGCGCGAGAGGCTCAAGCTGCATCTCCCCTGGAGGATTCCATTGAAGCCATCCATTGCCAGAATCGCGTGACGGCCTGTCGAAGCCAACCTCACTGTGTCGATTCTCGCATTGGTGGGATCTGTAACTCCCGCGATTCTAGTGCCGGCCGTATTGTAAAGTTCGACCCTGGGCCACAGGTTTCCCGA comes from candidate division WOR-3 bacterium and encodes:
- a CDS encoding methyltransferase domain-containing protein, with product MMPKRYDYTGKDVQDVYDGPGGLLWEAVMSEQIHSGKDEVTDRMAAAVGLKPGMHVLDVCSALGAPARHIAKKYGVKVTGLDFTKTMLTKAIERTKVAGLDNLVSFVDGTALDMPFKKDTFCVVWGQEAWCYVTDKDQLMAEAFRVLAPGGKIIFTDWVVTGKVDEPLMAKLNESMAFPYMETLQGWGDLMKKHGFVNIKVEDQTAEYAKCFDEYKKMVEVDLKPTILKNFGPDLFGFATGLVNLWRDAAHAHQVGRGWYMAEK